Proteins encoded by one window of Deinococcus yavapaiensis KR-236:
- a CDS encoding metal ABC transporter solute-binding protein, Zn/Mn family, which produces MKRTLLLLPLLTGCAATVAEEDLSQRRMRVTTTVNMLTDVVRQVGGKRVTVTGLMEPGVDPHYYKASAGDVRTLAKADVTFYVGLHLEGKMSEILERMDRFHPTFAVGEAIPTNRLHRVASGVDPHVWFDVSLWKYTVGAVRAGLTKMDPASASYYANNARRYLAELSRLDTWVESELGRIPKARRVLISAHDAFGYFGERYDVEVRGLQGISTVAEAGTHDVRGLAAFIAEREIGAIFVESSVPRRNVEAVRQAVLARGHDVEIGGELFTDSAGAEGTPEGTYVGMIRHNVELLVKALR; this is translated from the coding sequence ATGAAAAGGACTTTGCTGCTGCTGCCACTCCTGACCGGTTGCGCCGCCACCGTGGCCGAAGAGGACTTGTCACAGCGCCGCATGCGCGTCACGACGACCGTCAACATGCTCACGGACGTCGTTCGGCAAGTCGGCGGGAAGCGCGTGACCGTCACGGGCCTCATGGAACCCGGCGTGGATCCCCACTACTACAAGGCGTCCGCCGGAGACGTCCGCACGCTCGCCAAAGCCGACGTCACCTTTTACGTCGGCCTTCACCTCGAAGGCAAGATGAGCGAGATCCTGGAGCGCATGGACCGCTTCCACCCGACCTTCGCCGTCGGCGAGGCCATTCCGACGAACCGTCTGCACCGCGTCGCCAGCGGCGTCGATCCGCACGTGTGGTTCGACGTGAGCTTGTGGAAGTACACGGTCGGCGCGGTGCGCGCGGGCTTGACGAAGATGGACCCCGCCAGCGCTTCTTACTACGCGAACAACGCACGCCGCTATCTCGCCGAGCTGTCACGCCTCGACACTTGGGTGGAGTCGGAACTCGGCCGCATTCCCAAGGCGCGCCGCGTCCTGATTTCCGCCCATGACGCCTTCGGCTACTTCGGAGAGCGCTACGACGTCGAAGTGCGCGGCTTGCAAGGCATCTCCACGGTCGCCGAGGCAGGCACGCATGACGTGCGCGGCCTCGCCGCCTTCATCGCCGAACGCGAAATCGGCGCGATCTTCGTGGAGTCCAGCGTGCCGAGACGCAACGTCGAAGCGGTACGCCAAGCCGTCCTCGCCCGCGGCCACGACGTCGAGATCGGCGGAGAGCTCTTCACCGACTCCGCCGGTGCCGAAGGCACGCCCGAAGGCACCTACGTCGGCATGATTCGTCACAACGTCGAACTTCTCGTGAAGGCCCTTCGATAG
- a CDS encoding 5-formyltetrahydrofolate cyclo-ligase, which yields MTKAELRAWASQRRREVPDASSALTAHLADWLEASGARTVLAYRALPSEPDVSELSSAFELLTTRTIWAPRRALTVHVWSSATERDRFGILQPPLGTPDLPKSAADVVLVPGLAFDRRGGRLGTGGGFYDRLLAGWDVPTVGVTWTELLVDEVPLEPHDVRVRFVATQDGVFDCERAFARVVC from the coding sequence ATGACCAAAGCCGAGCTTCGCGCCTGGGCGAGCCAACGGCGCCGTGAGGTGCCCGACGCGTCGAGCGCGTTGACGGCGCATCTCGCCGACTGGCTGGAGGCCAGCGGTGCGCGAACGGTGCTGGCGTACCGCGCCCTGCCGAGCGAGCCGGACGTCAGCGAGTTGTCGAGCGCGTTCGAGTTGTTGACGACGCGAACGATCTGGGCGCCGCGGCGAGCCCTGACCGTCCACGTGTGGAGCAGCGCGACGGAGCGTGATCGATTCGGAATCCTGCAGCCGCCGCTCGGCACGCCGGACCTTCCGAAAAGTGCGGCCGACGTCGTGCTCGTGCCCGGCCTCGCCTTCGATCGGCGCGGCGGTCGGCTCGGAACGGGCGGCGGCTTCTACGACCGCCTACTGGCAGGCTGGGACGTTCCCACGGTCGGCGTGACTTGGACGGAGTTGCTGGTGGATGAAGTGCCCCTCGAGCCGCACGACGTGCGCGTACGGTTCGTGGCGACGCAAGACGGCGTCTTCGATTGCGAACGGGCGTTCGCTCGAGTCGTTTGCTAA
- a CDS encoding alpha/beta hydrolase family protein has product MRPLLLAVPLLLGAAAAQSAAPLPSLPPAATFPLRIDIMSQRSYPGSDLVIEQTLSSGVNYKRYIASYRSDGLKIYGLLTVPNAAVPKGGFPGLVFMHGYIPPNVYRTTERYIAYVDAFARAGFVVFKPDLRGHGSSQGEAQGAYWRPDYTIDTLNAFASLRRFKTVNADRIGMWGHSMGGYLTLRAMVLDKRIKAGSIWGGVVAPYNDILNNWHRRDGGGPPPNSPSRRTRTQILETYGTPQTNPSFWNAISANSYLARLNGPVELQHAIGDATVPVAFSRSLATGLRAAGKTYTLFEYPGDDHNISRNLSTALRRSVEFFRRSL; this is encoded by the coding sequence GTGCGACCACTTCTTCTCGCCGTGCCCCTGCTGCTCGGGGCCGCCGCCGCGCAAAGCGCCGCGCCGCTTCCGTCCCTGCCGCCCGCCGCGACCTTTCCTCTTCGCATCGACATCATGAGCCAGCGCAGCTACCCTGGCAGCGACCTCGTCATCGAGCAGACGCTGAGCTCGGGCGTGAACTACAAGCGTTACATCGCGTCGTACCGCTCGGACGGCCTCAAAATCTACGGGCTCCTCACCGTTCCGAACGCCGCCGTCCCGAAAGGCGGTTTTCCCGGCCTCGTCTTCATGCACGGGTACATCCCGCCGAACGTGTACCGCACGACCGAGCGTTACATCGCGTACGTGGACGCGTTCGCTCGGGCGGGCTTCGTGGTGTTCAAACCGGACTTGCGAGGCCACGGCAGTTCGCAAGGCGAAGCGCAAGGCGCGTATTGGCGGCCTGATTACACCATCGACACCCTCAACGCCTTCGCGAGCCTGCGCCGCTTCAAAACAGTGAATGCCGATCGCATCGGCATGTGGGGCCACTCGATGGGCGGCTACCTCACGCTGCGGGCCATGGTGCTCGACAAGCGCATCAAGGCGGGCAGCATTTGGGGCGGCGTCGTCGCGCCGTACAACGACATCCTCAACAACTGGCATCGCCGTGACGGCGGCGGTCCGCCGCCGAACTCGCCGTCACGGCGCACGCGAACGCAGATCCTCGAGACGTACGGCACGCCGCAAACGAATCCGAGCTTCTGGAACGCCATCTCGGCGAACTCGTACCTCGCGCGCTTGAACGGCCCCGTCGAGCTTCAGCACGCCATCGGCGACGCCACGGTTCCCGTCGCGTTTTCCCGCTCGCTCGCGACGGGTCTGCGCGCCGCCGGAAAAACGTACACCCTCTTCGAGTATCCGGGTGACGACCACAACATCAGCCGCAACTTGTCCACGGCCCTGCGGCGCTCCGTGGAGTTCTTCCGCCGAAGCCTCTAA
- a CDS encoding metal ABC transporter permease, with translation MIDVLTDYTLRNVTLGAALLGVVGGVLGSFAVLRRQSLIGDALAHAALPGIVLAFLATGAKAALPLLLGAGVAGWLGSLAVIAILRVTRLKEDAALGVVLSGFFGFGIALLTFVQHSGRPNQAGLDAFLFGQAATIVASDVTTFAVLGGLALGIVALLYKEFKLLSFDSDFAASLGLPTGVLGALLTSLTVLAVMIGLQTVGVVLMAAMLVAPAAAARQWTDSLSKMLLLAGAFGGASGFFGAAISATRDGLPTGPLVILVATGIALASLLFAPLRGVVPSLRREKRARARVRSEVTS, from the coding sequence ATGATTGACGTCCTCACGGACTACACCTTGCGCAACGTCACCCTCGGCGCGGCCCTGCTCGGCGTGGTAGGCGGCGTTCTCGGGAGCTTCGCGGTGCTGCGCCGCCAAAGCCTCATCGGGGACGCGCTCGCGCACGCGGCGCTGCCCGGCATCGTCCTCGCGTTTCTCGCGACGGGCGCCAAGGCCGCCTTGCCCCTCCTGCTCGGCGCAGGCGTCGCGGGCTGGCTCGGCTCGCTCGCCGTGATCGCCATTCTGCGCGTTACGCGGCTCAAGGAAGACGCGGCCCTCGGCGTGGTCCTCTCGGGCTTCTTCGGCTTCGGCATCGCCTTGCTGACCTTCGTGCAACACTCGGGCCGCCCGAACCAAGCGGGCCTCGACGCCTTTCTCTTCGGACAGGCGGCGACGATCGTGGCGTCGGACGTCACGACCTTCGCCGTGCTGGGCGGCTTGGCCCTGGGCATCGTCGCGCTGCTGTACAAGGAGTTCAAGCTGCTGTCCTTCGATTCCGACTTCGCCGCGAGCCTCGGGCTGCCCACGGGTGTCCTGGGCGCCCTCTTGACGAGCCTCACCGTCCTCGCCGTCATGATCGGCTTGCAGACCGTCGGGGTCGTGTTGATGGCGGCGATGCTGGTCGCGCCCGCCGCCGCCGCTCGGCAATGGACGGACTCGCTGTCGAAGATGTTGCTGCTCGCGGGGGCCTTCGGGGGCGCGTCGGGCTTTTTCGGCGCGGCGATCTCCGCCACGCGCGACGGCCTGCCGACCGGACCACTCGTGATCCTCGTGGCGACGGGCATCGCCCTCGCATCGCTGCTGTTCGCTCCTCTGCGCGGCGTCGTTCCTTCGCTGCGTCGCGAGAAACGCGCCCGCGCCCGCGTCCGCTCCGAGGTGACGTCGTGA
- a CDS encoding response regulator, whose product MIDILLVDDSEADVMLTQLAFEEARVENRVHVARDGVEALEFLYKQGSFVNAPTPDVVLLDLNMPRMNGLEVLAELKSHERLRNIPVVVLTTSQAEADIWRSYNLHANAYIPKPVSLPEFLEVVRTFEDFWLAVARLSPKDFSATVKAEEHSPQREK is encoded by the coding sequence ATGATCGATATTCTGTTGGTGGACGACAGCGAAGCGGACGTGATGCTCACTCAGCTCGCTTTCGAGGAAGCGCGTGTCGAGAATCGCGTGCACGTGGCCCGTGACGGCGTGGAAGCCTTGGAGTTCCTGTACAAGCAGGGCTCGTTCGTGAACGCGCCGACGCCCGACGTGGTGCTGCTCGACCTCAATATGCCGCGTATGAACGGTTTGGAAGTGCTGGCAGAGCTCAAAAGCCACGAGCGGTTGCGCAACATTCCCGTGGTCGTGCTCACGACGTCACAAGCGGAAGCGGATATCTGGCGTTCGTACAACCTGCACGCCAACGCGTACATTCCGAAGCCGGTGAGCCTTCCGGAGTTCCTGGAAGTCGTGCGGACCTTCGAGGACTTCTGGTTGGCGGTCGCGCGGTTGTCGCCCAAGGACTTCAGCGCGACCGTCAAGGCCGAAGAGCACTCGCCGCAGCGAGAAAAGTAA
- a CDS encoding Nramp family divalent metal transporter: protein MILSRRRERGPKVPLGARLAFLGPALVASVAYMDPGNFAANISGGAAFGTALVWVVVAASLMAILVQILSAKLGLATGASLPELIRDTWPDWASKLYWAQAELVAMATDLAEFLGASIALQLLLHWPLWLGAIVTAVFTFALLAAQGRKGRVLEIVVGAFVGFIALCYVVELALSHGASAVARSLLPHALPDGALLLAVSIVGATVMPHVIYLHGALTKTRHTTPAQAKSAGLLNAVSVTVALLIAGFVNVAMLGVSAATFHATGHNDIADLATAYHTLTPLLGGFAATVFGVALLASGLSSSVVGTLAGQIVMEGFTGWKVPLWLRRLVTLLPAVVVILLNVDPTRALVWSQVALSFGIPFALVPLLIFTSRSKLMGSLVNTRLVTLLGAVAALLVIGLNVAFLVQL from the coding sequence GTGATTCTCTCTCGTCGTCGAGAACGCGGGCCCAAAGTTCCCCTCGGCGCGCGCCTCGCCTTTCTCGGCCCCGCCCTCGTCGCGTCCGTGGCGTACATGGACCCGGGCAACTTCGCCGCGAACATCTCCGGAGGCGCCGCCTTCGGCACGGCCCTCGTGTGGGTCGTGGTCGCCGCGAGCCTCATGGCGATCCTCGTGCAGATTCTGTCGGCGAAGCTCGGGCTCGCCACCGGCGCCAGCCTTCCCGAACTCATTCGCGACACGTGGCCCGACTGGGCGTCGAAACTCTACTGGGCGCAAGCGGAACTCGTCGCGATGGCGACGGACCTCGCCGAGTTCCTCGGGGCGTCCATCGCGCTGCAACTGCTGCTGCACTGGCCGCTGTGGCTCGGCGCGATCGTCACCGCCGTCTTCACCTTCGCCCTGCTCGCCGCGCAAGGCCGCAAAGGACGCGTCCTCGAAATCGTCGTGGGCGCCTTCGTGGGCTTCATCGCGCTGTGCTACGTCGTCGAACTCGCCCTCTCGCACGGTGCGAGCGCCGTCGCGCGCAGCCTCTTGCCGCACGCCTTGCCCGACGGCGCGTTGCTGCTCGCCGTCAGCATCGTCGGCGCGACCGTCATGCCGCACGTCATCTACCTCCACGGCGCCCTCACGAAAACGCGGCACACCACGCCCGCCCAAGCCAAGAGCGCCGGGCTTCTCAACGCCGTCAGCGTCACGGTCGCCCTCTTGATCGCGGGGTTCGTGAACGTCGCGATGCTCGGCGTGAGCGCCGCCACCTTCCACGCGACCGGCCACAACGACATCGCCGATCTCGCGACCGCCTACCATACCCTCACGCCGTTGCTCGGCGGTTTCGCCGCGACCGTCTTCGGCGTCGCGCTGCTCGCGTCGGGCCTCTCGTCGAGCGTCGTCGGCACGCTCGCTGGGCAGATCGTCATGGAAGGCTTCACGGGCTGGAAAGTTCCACTTTGGCTGCGCCGCCTCGTGACGCTGCTTCCAGCCGTCGTCGTGATCCTGCTCAACGTCGACCCGACGCGCGCCCTCGTGTGGTCCCAAGTCGCCCTCAGCTTCGGCATTCCCTTCGCCCTCGTGCCCCTGCTGATCTTCACGAGCCGCTCCAAGCTCATGGGCTCGCTCGTGAACACGCGTCTCGTCACGCTGCTCGGCGCGGTCGCCGCCCTGCTTGTGATCGGCCTCAACGTCGCGTTCCTGGTGCAACTGTGA
- a CDS encoding metal ABC transporter permease, translating into MSVDAIILGTAILVALATAPLGVFLVLRRLGLMADAISHAVLPGIVLAFWLTGGSYSTLPNLLGAAFVGLLTVTLVELLAKTGRVRGDTAIGLVFPALFSFGVLAVSLYYQNVHLDLDAVLYGEIAYTPFNDFIVGDRNVGPASLWILGALALVNFAFVGLLYKELKVSTFDASLAASLGFAPALLHYLLMALVSMTTVGAFEAVGAILVIAFLIVPAATAYLLTRRLSRMLLLTVLVGAVACVVGYAAAIFVDASISGAIATVLGLQFALAALLSPHGGVLTTLVRRRAGWQAKSRPEKRAGLH; encoded by the coding sequence GTGAGCGTCGACGCGATCATTCTCGGCACGGCGATTCTCGTGGCGCTCGCCACGGCACCGCTCGGCGTGTTTCTCGTGCTGCGCCGCCTCGGCCTCATGGCGGACGCCATTTCGCACGCCGTCCTGCCGGGCATCGTCCTGGCGTTCTGGCTCACGGGCGGATCGTACTCCACCTTGCCGAACTTGCTCGGCGCGGCGTTCGTCGGATTGCTGACCGTCACGCTCGTCGAACTGCTCGCGAAAACCGGGCGGGTGCGAGGCGACACCGCGATCGGCTTGGTCTTCCCGGCGTTGTTTAGCTTCGGCGTGCTCGCCGTCTCGCTGTACTACCAAAACGTCCACCTCGACCTCGACGCCGTTTTGTACGGCGAAATCGCCTACACGCCCTTCAACGACTTCATCGTGGGCGACCGGAATGTCGGGCCCGCCAGCCTGTGGATTCTCGGCGCGCTCGCCCTCGTGAACTTCGCCTTCGTGGGCCTGCTTTACAAAGAGCTCAAAGTCTCCACCTTCGACGCCTCGCTCGCCGCCTCGCTCGGCTTCGCGCCCGCCTTGCTGCACTACCTTCTCATGGCGCTCGTGTCCATGACGACCGTCGGCGCTTTCGAGGCGGTCGGCGCGATTCTCGTCATCGCCTTCCTCATCGTCCCCGCCGCGACGGCCTACCTCCTCACGCGCCGATTGTCGAGGATGCTGCTCCTCACCGTGCTCGTCGGCGCGGTCGCCTGCGTCGTCGGCTACGCCGCGGCGATCTTCGTGGACGCCTCGATCAGCGGCGCCATCGCCACGGTTCTCGGCTTGCAGTTCGCCCTCGCCGCGCTGCTCTCACCGCACGGCGGCGTCCTCACGACCCTCGTTCGCCGCCGCGCCGGGTGGCAAGCCAAGTCGCGCCCCGAGAAGCGCGCGGGCCTCCACTGA
- a CDS encoding enoyl-CoA hydratase-related protein, which translates to MTQESVVLQDLREGVLTLTMNRPDKLNAANDALLLGLLDALKKAERDDAVRVIVLTGAGRGFCAGQDLGDVSARDMGFAEHLKHTYNPLVSKMRSIEKPIVTAVNGVAAGAGASLALAGDIRLWSESAVFIEVFSNIALVPDSGSTWTLPRLVGFNKAFELMAFADRVDAAEGLRLGLCERVFPAASFMEDVRAYAEKLAARPVKALGLTKRALTKAMSSTLDEALEYEAHVQEIVGSGAEHAEGLAAFKERRPANFKGVNVTKG; encoded by the coding sequence ATGACGCAAGAAAGCGTGGTGCTGCAAGACCTGCGTGAAGGCGTGCTGACCCTCACGATGAATCGCCCCGACAAGCTCAATGCCGCCAACGACGCGTTGCTGCTCGGATTGCTCGACGCGTTGAAGAAAGCCGAGCGTGACGACGCCGTGCGTGTGATTGTCCTGACAGGCGCGGGCCGAGGCTTTTGCGCGGGGCAAGACCTCGGTGACGTCTCGGCGCGTGACATGGGCTTCGCCGAGCACCTCAAGCACACCTACAATCCGCTCGTGAGCAAGATGCGCTCTATCGAGAAGCCGATCGTCACGGCGGTGAACGGCGTCGCGGCCGGAGCAGGCGCCAGCCTCGCGCTCGCGGGCGACATTCGCTTGTGGTCGGAAAGCGCCGTGTTCATCGAGGTGTTCTCGAACATCGCGCTCGTTCCCGACTCGGGCAGCACGTGGACGTTGCCGCGCCTCGTGGGCTTCAACAAGGCGTTCGAGCTCATGGCGTTCGCGGATCGCGTGGACGCCGCCGAGGGCTTGCGGCTCGGCCTGTGCGAGCGGGTCTTTCCGGCGGCGTCGTTCATGGAGGACGTTCGCGCCTACGCCGAGAAGCTCGCCGCGCGGCCCGTGAAGGCTCTCGGTCTCACGAAGCGCGCCCTCACGAAGGCGATGTCGAGCACGCTCGACGAGGCGCTGGAGTACGAGGCGCACGTGCAAGAAATCGTCGGCAGCGGCGCTGAACACGCCGAAGGTCTCGCGGCGTTCAAGGAGCGTCGACCCGCGAACTTCAAGGGCGTAAACGTCACGAAGGGTTGA
- a CDS encoding metal ABC transporter ATP-binding protein, translating into MTTSMNTVLTAAPLDVRDLTVAYRDTPVLRNIHLSFPAGQLCAIVGPNGAGKSTLIKAALGLVPLAAGRALFFGQNLKVARQRVGYVPQRGSVDWDFPTSALDVVTMGLYGRLGWIRRPGRHERDVAIACLERVGLADFAARQISQLSGGQQQRVFLARALAQDADLYFMDEPFAGVDEPTEKAIFEVLRDLRASGKTVIVVHHDLETVRDYFDWVALLNVSVIASGPLPTVFTPENLHATYGERARLSFLREAADD; encoded by the coding sequence ATGACCACCTCCATGAACACCGTACTGACCGCCGCACCTCTCGACGTGCGCGACCTCACCGTCGCGTACCGAGACACGCCCGTACTGCGAAACATCCACCTCTCCTTTCCGGCAGGGCAATTGTGCGCCATCGTCGGCCCGAACGGCGCGGGAAAGAGCACGCTCATCAAGGCGGCCCTCGGGCTCGTGCCGCTCGCGGCGGGCCGCGCCTTGTTCTTCGGACAAAACCTCAAGGTCGCGCGTCAACGCGTCGGGTACGTGCCTCAACGCGGCAGCGTCGACTGGGATTTCCCGACGTCCGCCCTCGACGTCGTCACGATGGGTCTTTACGGCCGCCTCGGATGGATTCGCCGCCCGGGCCGACACGAGCGCGACGTGGCGATTGCATGCCTGGAACGCGTCGGACTCGCCGACTTCGCGGCGCGTCAAATCTCCCAACTGTCCGGCGGTCAGCAGCAACGGGTGTTCCTCGCGCGGGCCTTGGCACAAGACGCCGACTTGTACTTCATGGACGAGCCGTTCGCGGGCGTCGACGAGCCTACCGAAAAGGCGATCTTCGAGGTACTGCGCGATCTGCGCGCGTCGGGCAAGACGGTCATCGTCGTGCACCACGACCTCGAAACGGTTCGCGACTACTTCGACTGGGTGGCCCTCCTCAACGTCTCCGTCATCGCGAGCGGCCCCTTGCCCACCGTGTTCACGCCCGAAAACCTCCACGCGACGTACGGCGAGCGCGCCCGCCTCTCGTTTCTGCGCGAGGCCGCCGATGATTGA